From Halotia branconii CENA392, the proteins below share one genomic window:
- the nagA gene encoding N-acetylglucosamine-6-phosphate deacetylase produces the protein MTQATQQVISTNINIINARVPGYKDLQMLLVNQKGIIEQILPMHTGLQRVSASDLQVLNVAGDWISLGGVDLQINGALGLAFPDLTITNSYSLEKISQFLWDAGIDGFLPTLVTTSVENIQRSLAVIADVIPDQKAGAKILGVHLEGPFLNYQKRGAHPAEYLLPLTIDEIKKVLGDYAHIVKVITLAPELDLTGEVIPYLRSLGITVSLGHSQATAAQAKQAFELGATMVTHAFNAMPPLHHREPGLLGAAITHPGVMCGFIADGEHVSPMMLQILLKATKGLFLVSDALSPLGLSDGVYPWDSRQIEVKNGTARLPDGTLSGTTWPLLVGVQNLVKWGICDVENAIALATNAPRQAINLPGIAPNQPANLLRWHWDENTLQLSWQRLLSEILHNNEIKYTT, from the coding sequence ATGACACAAGCAACACAACAAGTTATTTCGACAAATATAAATATTATCAATGCTAGAGTTCCTGGTTACAAAGATTTGCAGATGCTTTTAGTTAACCAAAAAGGCATAATTGAGCAAATCTTGCCAATGCATACAGGATTGCAGCGGGTTTCAGCATCAGATTTACAAGTATTAAATGTTGCTGGCGATTGGATTTCTTTAGGTGGTGTTGATTTACAAATTAACGGTGCATTAGGTTTGGCATTTCCGGATTTAACAATCACAAATTCTTATAGTTTAGAGAAAATCTCGCAATTTTTATGGGATGCTGGGATAGATGGATTTTTACCAACACTAGTGACAACATCGGTAGAAAATATCCAGCGATCGCTAGCTGTAATTGCTGATGTTATCCCTGATCAAAAAGCGGGTGCAAAAATTTTAGGAGTGCATCTAGAAGGCCCATTTTTAAATTACCAAAAGCGTGGCGCACATCCAGCAGAGTATCTTTTACCTTTAACAATTGATGAAATCAAAAAAGTTTTGGGTGATTATGCTCACATTGTCAAAGTTATTACCTTAGCACCAGAGTTAGATCTTACTGGTGAAGTTATTCCATATTTGCGTTCTTTAGGTATCACCGTCAGTTTAGGACATTCTCAAGCAACAGCTGCCCAAGCCAAACAAGCCTTTGAACTCGGTGCAACGATGGTAACTCATGCCTTTAATGCCATGCCTCCCTTACATCACCGCGAACCAGGATTATTAGGGGCAGCAATTACCCATCCCGGTGTAATGTGTGGTTTTATTGCTGATGGTGAGCATGTTTCACCAATGATGCTGCAAATTTTGCTCAAGGCTACCAAAGGGCTGTTTTTGGTGAGTGATGCCCTCTCTCCCTTAGGGCTGTCCGATGGCGTGTATCCTTGGGACAGTCGGCAAATAGAAGTGAAAAACGGTACGGCACGACTCCCAGATGGCACTCTATCAGGGACGACTTGGCCTTTATTAGTGGGAGTACAAAATTTGGTAAAGTGGGGTATTTGTGACGTAGAAAATGCGATCGCTTTAGCTACCAATGCACCCAGACAAGCCATTAATTTACCAGGAATTGCCCCAAATCAACCCGCTAATTTATTGCGCTGGCATTGGGATGAAAATACACTACAACTATCTTGGCAGCGATTACTGAGCGAAATTCTGCATAATAATGAAATAAAATACACCACCTAG
- a CDS encoding protein kinase domain-containing protein codes for MICCLNPDCPNPQNVDSNQYCQSCNTPLIPLLRGHYRVVKVLSDEGGFGRTYLSEDVDKLNEWCVVKQFAPKMQETSALKKAIELFKEEAQRLQHLGEHHQIPALLAYFEQDNYLFLVQQFIDGQNLLQELQRGKTYSESQILELLLDLLPILEFIHNRGVIHRDIKPQNIIRRQSDKRLVLIDFGSAKQLTAAVQTQLGTTIGSHGYTPIEQMQDGKAYPASDLFSLGATCFHLLTGIRPAQLWMQQGYGWVNSWQQHWSNSHQNEAALNVKLSEVIDKLLKIDISQRYQSADEVIKDLTNQPSVLPPTLLTVSEPQTKLISLKLLKYQFQKRLLLNTTLVLLGLGGIWSLQFIPPLTTTKSSESSYQTKTLKGHSSDVNSVAFNSDGDILVTGSDDKTIKLWNLATGQEIHTLKGHFGWIWTVAFSPDGKILASGSKDKTIKLWNLTTAEEIRTLTGHNDGIAAVAFSPDGKTLASGSLDKTIKLWNLATGKQIRTLEGHSQAVAAVAFSPDGKTLASGSWDNTIKLWNLETAKQIRTLAGHSDLVLSVAFSPDGKTLASGSKDKTIKLWDLPTGETIRTLKKHSDKVNSVAFGKLLNRVILVSGSSDNTIKLWNPVTGEEIRTLKQDSGYIYSVAISPDAQTIASGGSAENIVKIWQLSQY; via the coding sequence ATGATCTGCTGTTTGAATCCCGATTGCCCCAATCCTCAGAATGTTGATAGCAACCAATATTGCCAGAGTTGCAACACACCATTAATTCCACTGTTGAGGGGTCATTATCGTGTCGTCAAGGTGCTATCGGATGAAGGTGGATTTGGTAGAACATATTTATCAGAAGATGTAGATAAACTAAATGAGTGGTGCGTTGTCAAGCAATTCGCGCCAAAAATGCAAGAAACTTCAGCTTTAAAGAAAGCAATTGAGTTATTTAAAGAAGAAGCTCAAAGATTACAACATTTGGGAGAACATCATCAAATTCCTGCATTATTAGCTTATTTTGAGCAAGATAATTATCTGTTTTTGGTGCAGCAGTTTATCGACGGACAGAATTTATTACAAGAATTACAACGAGGAAAAACGTACAGTGAAAGCCAAATTTTAGAACTTTTACTGGATTTACTGCCTATTCTTGAGTTTATTCACAACCGCGGCGTAATTCATCGCGATATTAAACCGCAAAATATTATCCGCCGTCAAAGTGATAAGCGATTAGTGCTAATTGATTTTGGATCTGCCAAGCAATTAACAGCCGCAGTACAAACTCAATTAGGTACAACTATTGGCTCACATGGTTATACTCCAATTGAGCAAATGCAAGATGGCAAAGCTTACCCAGCTAGTGATTTATTTAGTTTGGGGGCAACTTGCTTTCATCTGCTGACGGGGATTCGCCCAGCCCAACTGTGGATGCAACAAGGCTATGGTTGGGTTAATTCTTGGCAGCAACATTGGAGTAATTCTCATCAAAACGAGGCAGCCCTAAACGTAAAACTGAGTGAAGTTATAGATAAACTACTAAAAATAGACATCTCACAGCGCTACCAATCGGCTGATGAAGTCATAAAAGACTTGACAAATCAGCCATCAGTATTACCTCCAACTCTATTAACAGTCTCAGAACCGCAAACCAAACTAATTTCACTCAAATTACTAAAATATCAATTTCAAAAACGGCTGCTGTTAAATACTACTCTTGTCTTACTGGGATTAGGAGGAATTTGGTCTTTACAGTTTATCCCGCCACTCACTACTACCAAGTCCTCAGAAAGTTCTTATCAAACCAAAACTCTTAAAGGACATTCTAGTGATGTAAATTCTGTCGCTTTCAATTCAGATGGCGATATTTTGGTTACTGGCAGTGACGATAAGACAATCAAACTGTGGAATCTAGCAACTGGACAAGAAATCCACACTCTCAAAGGTCACTTTGGCTGGATTTGGACTGTCGCTTTTAGTCCAGATGGCAAGATTCTAGCCAGTGGCAGTAAAGATAAGACTATCAAACTATGGAATCTGACAACCGCAGAAGAAATTCGGACTTTGACAGGACATAATGATGGAATTGCAGCCGTTGCTTTTAGTCCCGATGGTAAAACCTTAGCCAGTGGTAGCTTAGATAAGACAATTAAATTATGGAATTTAGCAACAGGAAAGCAAATCCGCACCTTAGAAGGACATTCTCAAGCAGTAGCAGCCGTTGCTTTTAGTCCAGATGGCAAAACTTTAGCCAGTGGTAGTTGGGATAACACAATCAAATTATGGAATCTAGAAACAGCAAAGCAAATCCGCACTTTAGCAGGACATTCGGATTTGGTGCTTTCTGTCGCTTTTAGTCCAGATGGTAAAACTCTGGCTAGTGGTAGTAAAGATAAAACAATTAAGCTATGGGATTTGCCGACGGGCGAGACAATCCGCACTCTGAAAAAGCATTCTGATAAAGTTAATTCTGTCGCTTTTGGCAAGCTTTTAAATCGTGTAATTCTAGTCAGCGGCAGTAGTGACAACACAATCAAACTCTGGAATCCGGTAACTGGTGAAGAAATCCGCACATTAAAACAAGATTCTGGCTATATTTATTCTGTAGCCATCAGCCCAGATGCACAGACAATTGCCAGTGGCGGTAGTGCTGAGAACATTGTTAAGATTTGGCAGCTATCTCAGTATTAA
- the purE gene encoding 5-(carboxyamino)imidazole ribonucleotide mutase, protein MTPLIGIIMGSDSDLPTMKDAIAVCEEFGINNEVAIVSAHRTPERMVQYAQQAHQRGLKVIIAGAGGAAHLPGMVASLTPLPVIGVPIATRNLQGIDSLYSIVQMPAGIPVATVAIGNAKNAGLLAVQILATHQPELLKKVQQYRQTLSESVIAKQAKLEQLGYQQYLQT, encoded by the coding sequence ATGACTCCTCTTATCGGTATTATTATGGGCAGCGATTCCGATTTGCCTACCATGAAAGATGCGATCGCAGTTTGTGAAGAGTTTGGGATAAACAACGAAGTGGCGATCGTTTCAGCCCATCGTACACCAGAACGGATGGTGCAATACGCCCAACAAGCCCACCAACGCGGTCTTAAGGTAATTATCGCTGGTGCAGGTGGTGCGGCTCATCTTCCCGGAATGGTAGCATCTTTAACCCCATTGCCTGTCATTGGTGTACCTATAGCCACTCGTAACTTGCAAGGGATTGATTCTTTATACTCAATTGTCCAAATGCCAGCAGGTATCCCAGTGGCAACAGTAGCCATCGGTAATGCCAAAAACGCCGGACTTTTAGCAGTGCAAATTCTCGCCACTCACCAACCAGAACTACTCAAAAAAGTGCAACAATATCGCCAAACCTTATCTGAATCAGTCATCGCCAAACAAGCAAAATTAGAACAACTAGGCTACCAGCAATATTTACAAACTTGA
- a CDS encoding PPC domain-containing protein, which produces MVKRINKKYQFRFNWALIFSLSGSLAIANYILPINALEVPQSAGYRIAKTPDERQPEAVQQGIEQIPTAEPPVSPQPKPSIDSPLPVQTTPQPTEASPTPQPPVNPNPTPQPTEASPTRQPPANPNPTPQPTEASPTPRQVNPNPTPQPPRNRTTPRPVNPNPTPQPPRNRTTPRPVNPNPTSQPPRNRTTPRPVNPNPTSQPPRNRTTPRPVNPNLTPQPANNSVSPRQDRGRQPINNPGRSNNQTPNNSPISPLGTTSYRKINFVDVAFGILSKGDFKSQGRYFHFYQFEGRENQLIQIRLVGSADQRRSNNLSLNPVMLLLDPNNKVILKRGSSGTTKDAFVFVRLPVKGTYTIAVTSQNSGDTGRYSLALRNDRASYNLDESGELTAQSSTLRQNGSPYNVSQFQGKKDQLVSIRVDSTNEQFSPYIVLLNSQGERIAANNDKDGIYSALIDRARLPKDDTYYIVVTSNNPQERGTYRLTIF; this is translated from the coding sequence ATGGTAAAACGAATTAACAAAAAATATCAGTTCAGATTTAATTGGGCTTTAATTTTTTCTCTAAGTGGTAGTCTAGCGATCGCAAATTATATCCTACCGATAAATGCCTTAGAAGTTCCACAATCTGCTGGATACAGAATCGCTAAAACACCAGATGAAAGACAACCTGAAGCAGTACAACAAGGAATTGAGCAAATCCCAACTGCTGAACCACCCGTTTCTCCACAACCCAAACCATCTATTGATTCACCTCTACCAGTTCAGACAACGCCTCAACCTACAGAAGCTAGTCCTACTCCTCAACCACCAGTAAATCCCAACCCAACGCCTCAACCCACAGAAGCCAGTCCTACTCGTCAACCACCAGCAAATCCCAACCCAACGCCTCAACCCACAGAAGCCAGTCCTACTCCAAGACAAGTAAATCCCAATCCAACACCTCAGCCTCCAAGGAATAGGACTACTCCAAGACCAGTAAATCCCAATCCAACACCTCAGCCTCCAAGGAATAGGACTACTCCAAGACCAGTAAATCCTAATCCAACATCTCAGCCTCCAAGGAATAGGACTACTCCAAGACCAGTAAATCCTAACCCAACATCTCAGCCTCCAAGGAATAGGACTACTCCAAGACCAGTAAATCCTAATCTAACGCCTCAACCTGCAAATAATTCTGTGTCTCCCCGTCAAGACAGAGGTCGCCAGCCAATTAATAACCCAGGTAGAAGTAATAACCAAACTCCCAATAACTCGCCTATTTCCCCACTGGGAACAACTAGTTATAGAAAGATTAACTTTGTAGATGTTGCATTTGGTATTTTGTCTAAGGGTGACTTTAAATCTCAAGGTAGATATTTCCATTTCTACCAATTTGAAGGCAGAGAAAATCAACTAATCCAAATCAGGCTGGTTGGTAGCGCCGACCAACGCCGTTCAAATAACTTAAGCTTAAATCCTGTGATGTTGCTACTCGACCCCAATAATAAAGTGATTTTAAAAAGAGGTAGCTCAGGAACAACCAAAGATGCATTTGTATTTGTGCGATTACCTGTGAAAGGGACTTATACTATTGCAGTTACTAGCCAAAACTCTGGTGATACAGGTCGCTATAGTTTAGCTCTTAGGAATGACAGAGCCAGTTATAACCTAGACGAGTCTGGTGAACTAACTGCCCAAAGCTCAACTCTTAGACAAAATGGTAGTCCTTATAATGTTTCTCAATTTCAAGGCAAAAAAGATCAGCTGGTGAGCATTCGTGTAGATAGTACCAATGAACAGTTTTCTCCTTATATAGTTTTATTAAATTCTCAAGGAGAGAGAATCGCTGCCAATAATGACAAAGATGGTATATACAGTGCTTTAATTGATCGAGCCAGATTGCCTAAAGATGATACTTACTATATAGTTGTTACTTCAAATAATCCACAAGAACGCGGTACATATAGATTGACTATTTTCTAA
- a CDS encoding class II aldolase/adducin family protein gives MSKFDRPQPPIFERVEDERLHRKQRLAATFRLFAKLGFSEGTGHITTRDPELTDHFWVNPLETDFGQICVSDLILVSREGDVVKGNTPVNPAAFAIHSQIYEARPDVIAAAHAHSIYGKAWSNLGRLLDPLNEDACSFYEDHALFNDCADVVADVVLNTSQAEQLAKALGQNKAMILRNHGILTVGHTVDETAWWYISLEQTCQAQLLAEAAGRPDFLSHETARLAQNQLGTHSGGWFNFQPLYDRIVRDQPDLLD, from the coding sequence ATGTCTAAATTTGATAGACCCCAACCCCCCATATTTGAACGAGTTGAAGACGAACGCTTGCACCGCAAGCAACGCCTAGCCGCCACCTTTCGTTTATTTGCTAAATTGGGCTTTAGCGAGGGTACAGGTCATATTACAACTCGCGACCCGGAGTTAACAGACCATTTCTGGGTGAATCCATTAGAAACAGATTTTGGTCAAATTTGTGTCTCTGACCTAATTTTAGTCAGTAGAGAAGGCGATGTAGTCAAAGGTAATACACCTGTAAATCCAGCAGCCTTTGCCATCCATTCCCAAATTTATGAAGCTCGACCCGATGTGATAGCCGCAGCTCATGCCCATTCAATATATGGTAAAGCTTGGTCTAACTTGGGTCGCCTCCTTGACCCACTCAATGAAGATGCCTGTTCTTTTTACGAAGACCATGCCTTATTTAATGATTGTGCAGATGTTGTTGCAGATGTTGTTTTAAATACATCTCAAGCTGAACAACTTGCTAAAGCTTTAGGTCAAAACAAAGCAATGATTTTGCGTAACCACGGCATCTTAACTGTAGGACACACAGTGGATGAAACTGCTTGGTGGTACATTAGTCTAGAGCAAACGTGCCAAGCACAACTCTTGGCAGAAGCTGCTGGTAGACCTGATTTTCTCAGCCACGAAACAGCTCGCTTGGCACAAAATCAACTAGGAACACACTCAGGCGGATGGTTCAATTTTCAACCACTATATGACAGAATTGTCCGCGATCAACCTGATTTACTTGACTAG
- a CDS encoding tetratricopeptide repeat protein, with product MQTIRIQLREFRQKTVDLRYWLPQQKHYESRSLQLADIADLLKRSKREYYNLLPNLSGIGQQLFFWLDGDGRWLSRAMNNCRGAGLVVAIDTTELAHLPWEVLHDGDNFLVNRVNPVVLPVRWVERDTESFTVEPRQLRVLFMATDPEDVEPKLDFEQEEAQILADTRDLGLNLRVEESGCVTELGKVWSRYIDSFDVFHLTGHASITREPPYTPYFITETETGERQETTAAELAEVLQFRFPKLVFLSGCRTGEAADNGAVPSMAEALIAQGARAVLGWGRSVEDGIATVAAAHLYGKLAGGYQLAEALASTYQYLSQLQVRDWHLLRLYVQGEYPGAFVEPLGDVPPPLVETAYEQFLDPQTQQVRVATAAEFVGRRRYLQRCLKFIRNHLGLLIHGLGGVGKSTLTARLLERMAGYDRLVIYQELDQDKLRKLLAEQCTSEQGQEILNGNLSLMQQLTKFFQSGLNSKEQRFILVLDDFEANLELRNDGVWVLKPQVVDVLLALLKAIQNSRLPHKMIITCRYDFSLPELNHRLHRENLAALKKADLTKKYRRLNAFNGVLTIDAQLQERAKKAADGNPRLLEWLDLILQDTTLQVQGVEAILQKMQTEEERFRENILAKELLELQSPGLRKMLGKLLVYELPIPQGAISPICGDISGWEGYLQRAASLGLLEEVTVNGAEMLYRVPQILAPLLEFVGEQLYPQAAQILHRLWCEEAETSTEGQRLEIHRLALLGKDERIAGEINQALAPAWNKKNRYREVVNICRSTLDIVEDYHIFHNLASAEDELGDIEDCLQHYQKALDLCPSEEENEKASIIHNLAIVHAKQGRVEQAIALYNQSLDIEKRIGNIQGEATTLHGLAVIYAQQGEVEQAIAFYNQSLDITKRIGNIQGEATTLHGLAVIYAQQGEVEQAIALYNQSLDITKRIGDVQTEAATLHQLAGIYAQQGDVEQAIALFNQSLDITQRIGNVQGKAMTLWCLGGLAEHQGEYTKAISYLQPALEILQRLKSPDAESVRASLERVRGNS from the coding sequence GTGCAAACTATCCGCATCCAACTTCGAGAATTTAGACAAAAAACAGTCGATTTACGTTACTGGCTACCACAGCAAAAACACTATGAATCCCGTTCTCTGCAATTGGCAGACATTGCTGATTTATTGAAACGAAGCAAGCGGGAGTACTATAATCTGCTGCCTAATTTATCAGGAATAGGGCAGCAATTATTTTTTTGGTTAGATGGCGATGGTAGATGGCTAAGTCGCGCTATGAATAATTGTCGCGGTGCTGGGCTGGTAGTTGCCATTGATACTACAGAATTAGCTCATTTACCTTGGGAAGTGCTGCATGATGGTGATAATTTTTTAGTAAATCGCGTGAATCCGGTAGTTTTGCCTGTGCGGTGGGTGGAGAGAGACACCGAATCTTTCACCGTAGAACCGCGACAGTTGCGGGTATTGTTTATGGCAACAGATCCTGAAGATGTAGAACCCAAATTAGACTTTGAACAAGAAGAGGCGCAAATTCTGGCAGATACGCGAGATTTGGGTTTAAATTTGCGAGTAGAAGAAAGCGGCTGTGTGACTGAATTGGGGAAAGTGTGGAGTCGCTATATTGATAGTTTTGATGTGTTCCACTTGACGGGACACGCTTCAATTACCCGTGAACCCCCTTACACGCCTTATTTTATTACCGAGACGGAAACGGGGGAACGTCAGGAAACTACCGCCGCAGAGTTGGCGGAAGTCTTGCAATTTCGCTTTCCCAAGTTGGTATTTTTGTCTGGTTGTCGTACCGGGGAAGCCGCTGATAACGGTGCAGTCCCTTCAATGGCTGAGGCGTTGATTGCTCAGGGGGCTAGGGCTGTGTTAGGCTGGGGTCGCTCTGTGGAAGATGGAATAGCTACAGTAGCCGCCGCACATCTCTATGGTAAGTTGGCGGGGGGATATCAATTAGCCGAAGCATTGGCTAGCACCTATCAGTATTTATCTCAACTTCAAGTTAGAGATTGGCACTTGTTGCGGTTGTATGTGCAAGGTGAATATCCTGGTGCATTTGTAGAACCTCTGGGAGATGTGCCACCGCCACTAGTAGAAACGGCCTATGAACAGTTTTTAGATCCCCAGACGCAACAAGTGAGGGTAGCGACAGCAGCCGAGTTTGTAGGGAGACGGCGGTATTTGCAGCGTTGTCTAAAATTTATTCGTAATCATTTAGGTTTGCTAATTCATGGCTTGGGGGGCGTGGGTAAAAGTACCCTCACAGCGCGGCTATTAGAAAGGATGGCTGGCTATGACAGGTTGGTGATTTATCAAGAATTAGATCAAGATAAACTGCGAAAACTGCTAGCTGAACAATGTACATCAGAACAGGGGCAAGAAATTCTCAATGGGAATTTATCCCTGATGCAGCAACTTACTAAGTTTTTCCAGTCAGGTTTAAATAGCAAAGAACAGCGTTTTATCTTAGTTTTGGATGACTTTGAAGCGAACTTAGAATTACGGAATGATGGGGTTTGGGTTTTAAAGCCGCAAGTTGTAGATGTGCTGCTGGCTTTGTTGAAGGCTATTCAAAATTCCCGACTTCCCCACAAGATGATTATTACCTGTCGCTATGATTTTTCACTACCAGAACTAAATCATCGCTTGCATCGAGAAAATTTGGCAGCGTTAAAAAAGGCAGATTTAACCAAAAAATATCGCAGGTTGAATGCTTTTAATGGTGTGTTGACAATTGATGCCCAGTTACAAGAACGCGCCAAGAAAGCAGCAGATGGAAATCCCCGATTGTTGGAATGGTTAGATCTAATTTTGCAAGACACTACTCTGCAAGTTCAAGGAGTAGAAGCGATTTTGCAAAAGATGCAGACGGAAGAAGAAAGATTTCGAGAAAATATCTTGGCCAAAGAATTGCTGGAGTTGCAAAGTCCCGGTTTGCGGAAAATGTTGGGTAAGTTATTGGTGTATGAGTTACCAATTCCCCAAGGGGCAATTTCTCCGATTTGTGGTGATATTTCTGGTTGGGAAGGTTATCTACAACGGGCGGCGAGTTTGGGTTTATTAGAGGAAGTGACGGTGAATGGGGCAGAGATGCTGTATCGTGTTCCCCAGATTTTAGCACCGTTATTAGAGTTTGTAGGTGAGCAATTGTATCCGCAAGCGGCACAAATTTTACATCGTCTGTGGTGTGAGGAGGCGGAAACTTCGACGGAAGGGCAAAGGTTAGAAATTCATCGCTTGGCTTTGTTGGGGAAGGATGAAAGAATTGCGGGGGAAATTAATCAAGCATTAGCACCTGCTTGGAATAAAAAAAACAGATATCGAGAAGTTGTTAATATTTGTCGTTCTACTTTAGATATTGTTGAGGATTATCATATCTTTCACAATCTTGCTAGTGCTGAAGATGAACTTGGCGATATTGAAGACTGTCTTCAGCATTATCAAAAGGCTTTAGATTTATGTCCTTCAGAGGAGGAAAATGAAAAAGCTTCGATTATTCACAACTTGGCAATTGTTCATGCGAAACAGGGAAGAGTAGAACAAGCGATCGCACTTTACAATCAGTCTTTGGATATCGAAAAACGCATTGGTAATATCCAAGGTGAAGCCACGACGTTGCACGGTTTAGCCGTCATCTACGCCCAGCAAGGAGAAGTAGAACAAGCGATCGCATTTTACAATCAGTCTTTGGATATCACTAAACGCATTGGTAATATCCAAGGTGAAGCCACGACGTTGCACGGTTTAGCCGTCATCTACGCCCAGCAAGGAGAAGTAGAACAAGCGATCGCACTTTACAATCAGTCTTTGGATATCACTAAACGCATTGGCGATGTCCAAACTGAAGCCGCGACGTTGCACCAATTAGCAGGAATCTACGCCCAGCAAGGAGATGTAGAACAAGCGATCGCACTTTTTAATCAGTCTTTGGATATCACTCAACGCATTGGTAATGTCCAAGGCAAAGCAATGACTCTGTGGTGCTTAGGAGGTTTGGCAGAACATCAGGGTGAATACACTAAAGCGATATCCTATTTGCAACCAGCTTTAGAGATTTTGCAGCGATTGAAGTCACCGGATGCTGAAAGTGTGAGGGCGAGTCTTGAAAGGGTGAGGGGTAATTCTTGA